The proteins below come from a single Chelmon rostratus isolate fCheRos1 chromosome 10, fCheRos1.pri, whole genome shotgun sequence genomic window:
- the si:rp71-17i16.4 gene encoding troponin C, skeletal muscle: MPTDAQSDARSFLTEEMIAEFKAAFDMFDTDGGGDISTKELGTVMRMLGQNPSREELDAIIEEVDEDGSGTIDFEEFLVMMVQQLKEDQAGKSEEELSECFRIFDKNGDGFIDREEFGDILHMTGETVAEEDIDEMFDESDTNKDGKINFDEFLKMMENVQ; encoded by the exons CCCACTGACGCCCAAAGCGATGCCCGGTCCTTCCTGACTGAGGAGATGATTGCAG AGTTCAAGGCCGCCTTCGACATGTTCGACACCGACGGTGGTGGTGACATCAGCACCAAGGAGTTGGGCACCGTGATGAGGATGCTGGGCCAGAACCCATCAAGGGAGGAGTTGGATGCCATCATCGAGGAGGTCGATGAGGATG gCAGCGGCACCATTGACTTCGAGGAGTTCTTGGTCATGATGGTGCAACAGTTAAAGGAGGACCAGGCTGGAAAGAGTGAAGAAGAGCTTTCAGAATGCTTCCGTATTTTTGACAA GAATGGAGATGGCTTCATCGACCGCGAGGAGTTTGGAGATATCCTTCACATGACTGGAGAAACCGTCGCAGAAGAAGATATTGACGAGATGTTTGATGaatcagacacaaacaaagatGGAAAGATTAATTTTGATG agTTTCTGAAGATGATGGAGAACGTACAGTAA
- the tnnc2 gene encoding troponin C, skeletal muscle yields MTDAQQEARSYLSEEMLAEFKAAFDMFDTDGGGDISTKELGTVMRMLGQNPTREELDEIIEEVDEDGSGTIDFEEFLVMMVRLLKEDQAGKSEEELAECFRVFDKNGDGYIDREEFALIIRSTGEAITEDEIDELMKDGDKNADGMLDFDEFLKMMENVQ; encoded by the exons ATG ACTGACGCGCAACAAGAGGCCCGCTCCTACCTGAGCGAGGAAATGCTGGCTG AATTCAAGGCCGCCTTCGACATGTTCGACACCGACGGCGGCGGTGATATCAGCACCAAGGAGTTGGGCACCGTGATGAGGATGCTGGGCCAGAACCCGACAAGAGAGGAGTTGGATGAGATCATCGAGGAGGTCGATGAGGACG GTAGCGGTACCATTGACTTCGAGGAGTTCTTGGTCATGATGGTGAGGCTGCTAAAGGAGGACCAGGCCGGCAAGAGCGAGGAAGAGTTGGCAGAGTGCTTCCGTGTGTTCGACAA GAACGGCGACGGCTACATCGACAGAGAGGAGTTCGCCCTCATCATCCGCAGCACCGGCGAGGCCATCACAGAGGACGAGATTGATGAGCTGATGAAGGATGGAGACAAGAACGCCGACGGCATGCTGGACTTTGACG AATTCCTCAAGATGATGGAGAATGTGCAGTAA
- the taf13 gene encoding transcription initiation factor TFIID subunit 13: MADEEDETGFDEEVEDGSSGVDVGHGKRKRLFSKELRCMMYGFGDDQNPYTESVDILEDLVIEFITEMTHKAMSIGRQGRVQVEDIVFLIRKDPRKFARVKDLLTMNEELKRARKAFDEANYGS; this comes from the coding sequence ATGGCGGATGAAGAAGACGAGACTGGCTttgatgaggaggtggaggacggATCCAGTGGAGTAGATGTCGGCCACGGGAAGAGAAAGAGGCTCTTCTCGAAGGAGCTCCGGTGCATGATGTACGGGTTTGGAGACGACCAGAACCCGTACACAGAGTCTGTGGATATTCTGGAGGACCTGGTGATCGAGTTTATCACGGAAATGACCCATAAAGCTATGTCCATCGGACGCCAGGGCCGCGTCCAGGTGGAGGACATCGTTTTCCTAATTCGCAAGGACCCCAGGAAGTTCGCCAGAGTCAAAGATCTGCTGACCATGAACGAAGAGCTGAAGAGAGCCCGGAAAGCTTTCGACGAGGCAAATTATGGATCCTAA